From Rutidosis leptorrhynchoides isolate AG116_Rl617_1_P2 chromosome 3, CSIRO_AGI_Rlap_v1, whole genome shotgun sequence, a single genomic window includes:
- the LOC139901824 gene encoding F-box/FBD/LRR-repeat protein At3g52680-like gives MPQFEEQANKYIDSVDQTIALRGVMPIKKLFLQSSYRLDDYRVNNCLCEVEELEFRFLADDDPYNVRFLWDMSIINFSRLIKLTLEGVGLVIPEVEIPFPCLKKLNLRCTKYLNPIWLTNLIQWCPVVEELCLDMESFTCKPPISPTSVFEAHISNRRYYYVIQLLICVSSTKILRLTRESLLTLDVIGRMFGINLLLFPNLAKLEIPWVQKNTLLVLLNNMPNLEYLTFFDGLLSYISKWNPPKEEAPACLRFKLKEIFAVSYVTQKEFAIVSYLLKHANNLEKLSIGKVDPKRRKRWLNILRASKYCRIEFV, from the exons ATGCCTCAGTTTGAAGAACAAGCCAATAAATATATTGATTCAGTTGATCAAACCATAGCTCTTCGTGGTGTTATGCCCATCAAAAAATTGTTCCTTCAATCCTCTTACCGCCTCGATGATTATCGTGTTAATAATTGCCTTTGTGAAGTTGAAGAACTTGAGTTTAGGTTTCTAGCTGATGATGATCCTTATAATGTTAGATTTCTCTGGGATATGTCTATTATAAATTTCTCTAGGCTAATTAAATTAACACTAGAAGGCGTTGGGTTAGTTATACCTGAAGTCGAGATACCTTTTCCATGTTTGAAGAAATTGAATCTTCGGTGTACCAAATATTTGAATCCGATTTGGCTAACCAATTTGATTCAATGGTGTCCTGTTGTAGAAGAATTGTGTTTGGATATGGAATCGTTTACTTGCAAACCGCCTATT AGTCCAACGTCAGTTTTTGAAGCTCACATAAGCAATAGGCGATATTACTATGTTATTCAACTCTTGATATGTGTCTCATCCACCAAGATACTGAGATTGACTCGTGAATCTTTATTG ACTCTTGATGTTATTGGTAGAATGTTTGGTATAAACCTGCTCTTGTTCCCTAACTTGGCTAAACTTGAAATTCCTTGGGTACAGAAGAATACGTTGCTGGTTTTATTAAACAATATGCCTAATCTTGAGTATCTTACCTTTTTTGAT GGGCTTCTATCATACATATCGAAATGGAACCCACCAAAGGAGGAGGCACCTGCTTGTCTACGTTTTAAGTTAAAGGAAATTTTTGCAGTTTCTTATGTTACACAGAAAGAGTTTGCCATAGTAAGTTATCTATTGAAGCATGCAAATAATTTGGAGAAGTTATCAATCGGTAAAGTTGATCCTAAGAGGCGCAAGCGATGGTTGAACATCCTCCGTGCATCAAAATATTGTCGGATTGAATTTGTTTGA
- the LOC139901825 gene encoding F-box protein At4g22280-like: MAKNSCAANNRHEIMKKQRKEIDMISELPDELLIRILSLLPDADATRSRILSNRWKHLWAFLPNLHFVMPPFIEQVNKFNDSVDQILALRIGFPIRKLFLQCSYDGDNYRFNNSFSIVSRYKVDCRVYNWFSIVSQCKVEEIEYRFLADDTYDVKFHWNLSITFNTLTKLTLKGVVLGAPIDEIPFPCLKTLILQCTEHYDTHWLMSLISRCPVLEELCLDWPRLTCKAGIVKLCSRSMRRLTIKRSKFKDQELVIDAPKLEYLHLFACFFRKYTLMSPTSVVEAYISYSQYHNVIKLLRCIPSTKILTLTRESLFTLGARRSKNMPMFPNLVELEIPWVLNLFLILLSNMPNLEYLTFSDGHLPFGMNWDPTMEEASACLRFKLKEIFVVSYVKREEFAILSYLLKHANNLEKLTIGKVDPERRGSWLNIHRASKSCRIEFVVIGCSLGAKPSRSFCFVPCICRTLSPSSI; the protein is encoded by the exons ATGGCCAAAAATTCGTGTGCGGCTAATAATCGTCATGAAATAATGAAGAAACAACGAAAAGAAATTGATATGATAAGCGAACTACCTGATGAACTTCTTATACGAATCTTATCTCTGCTTCCTGATGCTGATGCTACTCGTTCACGCATTTTGTCAAACAGGTGGAAGCACCTCTGGGCGTTTCTTCCTAATCTCCATTTTGTTATGCCCCCGTTTATAGAGCAAGTCAACAAATTTAACGATTCAGTTGATCAAATCCTAGCTCTTCGTATTGGTTTTCCCATCCGAAAGTTGTTCCTTCAATGCTCTTATGATGGCGATAATTATCGTTTTAATAATTCGTTTAGTATTGTTTCTCGGTATAAAGTTGATTGTCGTGTTTATAATTGGTTTAGTATTGTTTCTCAGTGTAAAGTTGAAGAAATTGAGTATAGGTTTCTAGCTGATGATACTTATGATGTTAAATTTCATTGGAATTTGTCTATAACTTTCAATACGCTAACTAAATTAACTCTTAAAGGTGTTGTATTAGGTGCACCTATAGATGAGATACCTTTTCCATGTTTGAAGACATTGATTCTTCAATGTACTGAACATTATGATACACACTGGCTAATGAGTTTGATTTCACGGTGTCCTGTTTTAGAAGAATTGTGTTTGGATTGGCCACGGCTAACTTGCAAAGCTGGCATTGTTAAGCTCTGTTCGCGATCAATGAGGAGATTAACGATTAAGAGGAGTAAATTTAAGGATCAGGAGTTAGTGATTGATGCTCCTAAACTTGAATACCTTCACCTTTTTGCTTGTTTTTTCAGAAAGTACACTTTGATGAGTCCAACATCAGTTGTTGAAGCTTACATAAGCTATTCTCAATATCACAATGTTATTAAACTCTTGAGATGCATCCCATCCACCAAGATACTGACATTGACTCGTGAATCTTTATTT ACTCTTGGTGCGAGGCGGAGTAAAAACATGCCCATGTTCCCTAACTTGGTTGAACTTGAAATTCCTTGGGTACTGAATCTGTTTCTGATTTTGTTAAGCAATATGCCCAATCTTGAGTATCTTACCTTTTCCGAT GGGCATCTACCTTTCGGAATGAATTGGGACCCAACAATGGAGGAGGCATCTGCTTGTCTTCGTTTTAAGTTAAAGGAGATTTTTGTAGTTTCTTATGTAAAACGGGAAGAGTTTGCTATATTAAGTTATCTTCTGAAACATGCAAATAATTTGGAGAAGTTAACAATCGGTAAAGTTGATCCTGAGAGGCGCGGGTCATGGTTGAACATCCACCGTGCATCAAAATCTTGTCGGATAGAATTT GTAGTTATTGGTTGCTCTTTAGGTGCAAAGCCATCCCGTTCGTTCTGTTTTGTTCCGTGTATTTGCAGGACACTCTCACCTAGTTCTATATAA